Sequence from the Thermococcus sp. CX2 genome:
ACATCAGAGAGCTCAGCGGTCACGTCGCTGTAAGGGACGAGTGGATGGAAACGACCGTGAGGGGAATCTTCGTGGCTGGAGATTCCGCAGGAATAGAGGAAGCGACGACAGCTATGCTCGAAGGCAAGATAGCAGGGATAGCAGCCGCGCTTAGACTTGGCATAGCCGACGAGGGCTGGCTGAAAGAGCTTGAAAAAGCGCAAAAGGATCTGGAGGAGTTCAGAAGCGGGCCCTTCGGAAGACACGTGCTTGAGGGAATAAAGAAGGCTCTGGTGGTGAGAGAATGAGCGAGATGCCCAACTACCTGCGAGAGGGATACATCACTCCCGAGGAGCTCTTCGAAATAATTCCAAGGCCGAGCGAGGAGCGTCTAAGAAAAAGACCAGTTGCCGTCCCCGAATGCCCACAGGAGATACCCTGCGCTCCCTGTAGAGAGATATGCCCCACCGGGGCGATAAGCATGCCCACGCCGAACGATTTGCCGATAGTTGACTACGAGAAGTGCATAGGCTGCTCCCTCTGTGTTCAGATATGCCCTGGGCTGGCATTCTTCATGATACACTACGTTGGCGATAAGGCGAGGATAACGATGCCTCACGAGCTTCTGCTCCTTCCAGAGCGGGGCGAGGAGGTCATTCTCCTCAATCGCGTCGGAGAGCCTGTTGGTAAGGGAAAAGTTCTCACGGTAGTCCCGAGGGAGAAGAGCAGGGGAGACACCCCGATAATCACCGTGGAGATTCCCACAGAGCTCGCCTGGGAAGTGAGGGCCGTCCGGGTTGAGAGAGGTGGTAATAATGACTGACGGTCAGAGAATAGTCTGCCGCTGTAACGATGTAACCGTTGAGGACGTGGAGAGGCTTATAGACTCTGGCATCACCGACATCGAGGAAATAAAGCGCCTCCTCAGGATAGGCATGGGGCCATGCCAGGGGAGGACGTGCATCCCGATAGTAATCTCCATCCTCGCAAGGAAGACTGGAAAGAAGCCCGAGGATATACCCCTCCCTAACACCAGGGTGCCGATAATGCCAGTTCGCGTCGAAGTTCTCGTGGGTGGTGACGATGAGTAAGGTAGCGGTAATCGGCGGCGGGATAATCGGAGTTGCTACGGCCTACGAGCTGGCGAAGCTCGGCGTGGACGTTATACTCTTCGAGAAGAACTACTTCGGCTCTGGCTCCACCTTCCGATGTGCAACCGGTATAAGGGCACAGTTCACCGATGAGGCGAACATAAGGCTCATGAAGTACTCCATCGAACGCTGGGAGAAGCTTGGAGAGGAACTCGAAGCGGAGATAGGGTTCAGGCACTCGGGATACCTCTTCCTAGCCACGAGCGAGGAGGAGGTCGAAGCCTTCAAAAACAACATCCGGCTCCAGAACCGCTTCGGCGTCCCCACGAGGCTCATAGACATGGACGAGGCCAGAGAAATCGTTCCCATCCTGAACACCGAGCCGTTCTTGGCCGGGGCCTGGAACCCCATGGATGGTAAAGCAAATCCCTTCAAGACGCTCTTCGCGTATCTGGCCAAGGCCAAGGAGCTGGGCGTCGATGCCAGGGAGCACACCGAGGTAATCGGAATAGAGCGCGAAGGTGATGAGGCTAAGGCGGTTAAGTTCAGAAGCAACGGGAAGGTTGAGAGTGTTAAGGTCGATGCGGTTCTAAACGCGGCCAACGCCTGGGCGCCGCTGATTAACGAGATGGCAGGACTTAAGAAGGACCTGATCCCGATAACCCCTTACAAACACCAGCTCGTGAAGACCGAGCCTCTTAAGGAAGGCCAGGTCGAGCCGCTCGTCTGCCCACCGAGCTGGAACGACAGCTACGTTATTCAAGACGGCGAGGACGGCGGAATAATCTGCGGCTCGGGAATAGAGCACGAGGCCAAAAGTCTGGACGACTACGAGCCAACCTACGATTTCCTGAGGGGCGTGCTGAGATACGCAGTGAAGATAATCCCGGCCATCCGCCACGCACACATCGTCCGCCAGTGGGCAGGTTTTTACGCCAAAACCCCCGACAAGAACCCTGCCATCGGAAAGCTCCTCGAGAACTTCTACATCGCTGCCGGCTTCAGCGGGCACGGCTTCATGATGGCTCCCGCCGTTGCCCAGGCGATGGCGGAGTTAATAGCGGAGGGAAGGAGCAGGGTTCCGCTCGACTGGGAGTGGTACGACCCCTACCGCTTCGAGAGGGGGGAGCTGAGGAGCTCGGCCTTCCAGATAGGCTGACATATTCCAAAAGTTTGCTAAATATTCTTTTGTTTTTTACACAATGTAATGCATGTTATTCGGGGATAAGGGCAAAATTTAAATAGGCCTTCTTAGAATTAACGCCCGTATACGGGCTTTAGTGCCTCTTTCTGTCCTCTTAAAAGTCTAGAGGTGATTACCGTGATTAAGGTTGAGAGTGCCCTTTCGGCCTTTGGAGTTGAGGAGTCTCCATGGGGCCTTGAGCAGGGGGTGGGACACGGAGAATTCATGAAAATATTTGAGCCACTGCCAGATATTGGCAGGATTCTTCAGGAGAGCAAAAGCCCAGAGGAAGCCAGAGAGAAACTTCTTGAGTTCGTTAGAGAGCTCAGATGGAAGTTCCGGAGTGGTAAAATCGAAGCCAACCCCATCGACAGGTGGCTCGCCGTCTACGCCTGCGACGTCTTCGAGAACATACTCTCTCCGTACAGCGAAAAAGCCGCTGGTTTTTCAACCCTGGAATACCTTTGGAAGGCCGCTAAGGGCGACGAAAAGACCCTGAGCGTTCTCACCAAGGGCTTCCTCGAGGAGTTCAGGCACCTCTTCCTTGCCATGTCTGGCAAGGCCAACTACTCCAAGGGATGGCTCGGGCCGAAGCTGGAAAAAGCCGGCATAGTTTCACCCGACTTCAGTAAGGTTCACGGCAGGGAAGCGGGGAAGCTGCGCTCAGACTACCTCGACAAGGTCTACGAATACATAAAGACCTGGCTGAACCGCTATCCGAGTGGCCTCGACGAGAGGATAATCAAGAAGAGGGAGGAGCAGAGGAAGCAGCTCCAGGAGTACTGGGGCATAGGCGATGAGGAGTGGTTCGACTACAGGTGGCAGTTCAGCCACGTCCTCAAGGGCAGGAAGGGCCTCGAAACCCTCAGGGAGCTCAACGAGCTCGGGATAGTAAAAATCCCGGAGGGTGACCTGGCGGAAGTCGAGAAGGCAGTCAAGTATCGCATCCCCTGGGGAATAACGCCCTACTACCTCAACCTCTGGGACTTCGAGGAGCCCTACAAGGAGGACAGACACGTCAGGAGGCAGGTGATGCCGCCCAAGTGGTACATGGACAACATGATACTCCACCGCGAGGACAGGGAGTACGCCTTCGACTTCATGGGCGAGCACGACACCTCTCCGATAGACCTCGTCACGAGGAGGTACGTGATGATAGCGATCCTCAAGGCCTTCGACACCTGTCCGCAGATATGCGTCTACTGTCAGAGGAACTGGGAAGTCCTTGAGCCATTCATGGCCGGCTCCTTCCCGGGCTGGGACAAGATAGAGAAGGCCATAGAGTGGTTCGGCGAGCGCGAGTCGATGATAGACGTGCTCATAACCGGAGGAGACCCCTTCGCCCTGAGCAACAAGATCATAGACAAGATGATGTCCCGCCTGAGCGAGTTCGACCACGTCATTAACATCCGCTGGGGAACAAGGATTCCAGTGACCGTTCCAATGCGCATAACTGAGGAGCTGGCCGAGATACTCGGATCATACATCGAGCCAGGCAAGAGGAACGTGGCCGTCTCGACCCACGTTGAGACTGCCTACGAAGTAACGCCCGAGATGGCCAAGGCAGCCTACAACCTCAGGAGGCAGGGCATCTACATCTACAACCAGCTGGTCTACCAGAGAAACGTCAGCAGGCGCTTCGAGAACGTCGCGCTGAGGATAGCCCTCAAGAAGATTGGCATCGACCCCTACTACACCTTCTATCCAAAGGGCAAGACCGAGCAGAGGGACTATCTCGTGCCGATAGCGAGGGTCGTCCAGGAGAGAAAGGAGGAGGCGAGGCTCTTACCGGGCCAGTTCAGGACGGACGAGCCGATATTCAACGTGCCGAGGATGGGCAAGAACCACCTGAGGGCCTGGCAGGACAGGGAGCTCATAGCCATAAAGCCCGACGGAAGCAGGGTGTACCTCTTCCACCCGTGGGAGAAGGGCATCAGCGAGACGAAGCTTTACACCTACACGGACGTCCCGATAGAGGAGTACCTCCGCTACCTGGAGAGCATCGGGGAGAAGAGGGAGGACTACGAGACCATCTGGTACTACTACTGACTTCTTATCTTTTTGCTATTTTCTCGGCAAGAAAAAGGTTATAAAGGGCCGCCGATTAGCACCGTGAGGGTCATCATGAGGATAGTGTTTGACATCGGAGGCTCTGTTCTCGTTCCGGACGATCCCGACATCGATTTCATCAAGGCCATCGCGTACGAGCTCACCAAGATAAGCGAGGACCACGAGGTGGCTGTGGTAGTCGGCGGCGGCAAAGTGGCGCGCAAGTACATCCAGGCTGCGAAGACCTTCACGCCCAACGAGACCTTCAAGGACTACATAGGCATACACATCACGAGGGCCAACGCGATGCTGCTGATAGCAGCCCTCGGTGAAAAAGCCTACCCATTCGTCGTCCAGGACTTCAGGAAGGCATGGGAGGTCATACAGCTCAAGAAGATACCGATAATGGGCGGAACTCACCCAGGCCACACGACCGATGCAGTCGCTGCCCTTCTCGCGGAGTACCTGCAGGCGGACCTTCTGGTCGTGGTCACCAACGTCGACGGCGTCTACGACAGCGACCCGAGGAAGAACCCTGACGCAAAGAAGCTGCCGAAGGTCACCGTTGACCAGCTCGTCGAGATAGCGATGGAGGGAGAAGCCAAAGCCGGAGGAAGCGGCGTCGTCGATGCTCTCGCTGCCAAGTTCATCCAGCGCGGAAAGATAAGGACGTACATCGTGGGCAAGAAGGACGCTTACAGTCTCTTCGACGTGATAAAGGGGAAGCACAGCGGGACGGTTGTGGAGCCCTGATTTCTTACATCATTTGTTAAGGCGTTTGAATAAGGGCACCGTCCCGGTCATAGCTCGCAAATGGATGCGCTAACTAACCTTCGGTTAAGGGCAGATTTTTATATCCCTCCTTCCTCTTTTTCTCCGGTGGTACCTATGAAAATCGTTGTCATCGGTTCTGGCACAGCGGGGAGCAACTTCGCCCTCTTCATGAGGAAGCTCGACAGGAAAGCTGAGATAACCGTTATCGGAAAGGAGGAGACGATGCAGTACTCTCCGTGCGCGCTCCCCCACGTGATAAGCGGCACGATAGAGAAGCCCGAGGATGTTATAGTCTTCCCGAACGAGTTCTACGAGAAGCAGAAAATAACCCTCATGCTCGGCACCGAGGCCAAGGAGATAGATAGGGAGCGGAAGGTTGTCATTACAGACAAGGGCGAAGTTCCCTACGATAAGCTCGTTCTGGCTGTAGGCTCAAAGGCCTTCGTTCCGCCGATCAAGGGCGTCGAGAACGAAGGAGTTTTCACGCTCAAGAGCCTCGACGACGTGAGGAAGATAAAGGCCTACATAGCCGAGAGAAAGCCGAAGAAGGCCGTCGTCATCGGTGCTGGCCTGATCGGTCTTGAAGGTGCCGAGGCCTTCGCAAAGCTCGGCATGGAGGTCCTCGTCGTCGAGCTGCTGGACAGGCTTCTGCCCACGATGCTGGACAAGGATACCGCCAAGCTCGTTCAAACGGAGATGGAGAGGCACGGCGTTTCCTTCCGCTTCGGCGTCGGTGTGAGCGAGATAATCGGAAGCCCGGTCGAGGCGGTTAAGATAGGCGATGAGGAAGTCGAGGCTGATCTGGTTCTCGTCGCCACCGGTGTGAGGGCCAACGTTGACCTCGCCAAGGCGGCAGGACTTGAGGTGAACCGCGGAATAGTCGTCAACGAGCACCTCCAGACGAGCGACCCGGACATATACGCGATAGGCGACTGTGCGGAAGTTATTGACGCCGTTACCGGACAGAGAATCCTCAGCCAGCTCGGAACGAGCGCCGTTAGAATGGCCAAGGTTGCCGCCGAGCACATAGCAGGAAAGGACGTCTCCTTCAGGCCGGTCTTCAACACGGCAATAACCGAGCTCTTCGGCCTTGAGATTGGCACCTTCGGCATAACGGAGGATAGGGCGAAGAAAGAGGGCGTTGAAATAGCCGTCGGTAAGTTCAAGGGCTCCACCAAGCCCGAGTACTACCCCGGCGGCAAGCCGATAACAGTTAAGGTCATCTTCAGGAAAGACGACAGGAAGCTCATCGGCGCGCAGATAGTCGGCGGCGAGCGCGTCTGGGGCAGGATAATGACCCTCTCCGCGTTGGCACAGAAGGGCGCAACGGTTGATGACGTCGTTTACCTCGAAACGGCTTACGCCCCGCCGATAAGCCCGACGATAGATCCGATAAGCGTTGCGGCCGAGATGGCTTTGAGAAAGCTCAGGTGAGCCCTTTTCTTTTCTATATCCCTCGTGAGACCAATCGAGACGGCCACTGCGGGCAAACTTTAAGTCCTCCCAGGTTGAACCACATCCTTAGGTGATACCATGAAAGTGAGCGAGAAGGACAGGGTGCTGCTCGGGATAGGAACTGGAGTTCTGCTGGCATCGAGTTTGAGGGTTTTCGTCGCTGGCGCTTACTCGAGTCTGGAGAAGACCTTCTTCTATGGTGCCAACTTTCCCTCGGCGCTGGGGATAGTCCTCTTCGTAATCGCAGCGTTCTTAGTGGGTAAGATAAGCAGGAAGGCAGGAGCAGCGGTGATGGTCGCTTACGCTCTAGCGTCGCTCCTCACGGATGCAACGGAATACACCCACCTCATAGCAGCTCTGGCCATTCCAGTAGCCCTCGCGCTCGTCAAGGAACTGGACGTTAAATACCTCGCAATCGGCCTCGTGGCGGATTTGAGCTTAAGGGTTCTTGCCGTCGGCGGTGAGCCGATAGACTTCCTCCACACAAGGGTCCTCCTGGCGGTTCTGGTGCTCCTCGGAGCCTTTGCGCTCTGGAAGGAAGCGGGAACACTCAAAAAGCCTGGCTTCGGCCTTTACGCCTTCGCGGCCCTAATCGAGCTTGGCCTAATCTATCCCAACGCTGTCCTGAGGTATTCCGGGGTTACCGTCTATTACCTTCCCCAGTTCGTTGCCCACTCCTTCGTGATTGCTCTGGCAATTCTCGCTGGACCCTACCTGGCCAAGAAGCCGGGCATCGCATCGCTCCTCCTGGTTCTGGGCGCGGCGGCGCTCTTCGTTAAACCGCTCGGCCTCCTCGGCCTCCCGCTCGCGCTGGCCTCTTCGATGGCACTCCTTGAGAACGCCAAGGGAAGCCGCTTCGGAGTAATAGGCTCGGTTTACCTCTTCCTCGTGGCAACCTTGGCTTTGGGCGCCTACGTCGGCAGGGACATCGGCTTGCCCTTCATGGAGGACAACCTTGAAGCCCTAATTCTAGCCGCTTCCGTGATCTACGCCCTCGCGAGCTACGGTGGAAGTGCTGAGGTTAGGCTTCCAAACGCTAAAGAAATAGCGGGCTCGCTCCTCGGCCCCGCAGTGGTTTCGATAATAGTTCTCGCCCTCTTCAACGCAGGCCCGACTTACGTTGAGGCCAAGAAGGACGTCCTCATCTGGAGCTACAATGTCCACCAGGGCTTCGGGCCTTACCAAGGGGCGTTCAACGGCTACGAGCTGATTAGCCTCCTGAAGGAGCAGAAGCCTGATATCTGGGCGGCGCAGGAGGTCGTCGGTGGAATGATCGGCAACGGCTACCAGGACGTCCCGCTGATGATTTCAGCTTATCTTGGCTACGCCTACGAGTACAAGCCGGCCGTTGAAGGAACCTACGGCATAGCGGTCTTCTCGCACTGGCACATGAAGACGGAGAGTGAACTCAACCTCGAGAGCGTCGGACAGGCGAGGCCGGCTCAGAAGGTGACCATCGATGAGCTCGGATTAATCCTCGTCAACGTCCACATGGGGCTCTCACCTGAGGAAAGGGCGATGCAGGCGGAAGAGCTCCTCAAGTTCACGGAGAGTGAGCCGGTAGCCCAGATAATAGCAGGCGACACCAACGCCGAGCCGGATGAGAAGGCGATAGCCATACTCACGCGCGACTACTATGACGCCTTTGAGGAGAGGCCGCCTTACACCTTCAACTGGGGCAACATCGACATCGAAAACATCGACTACATCCTGCTCAAGAAGGACTGGCCGGCAAAGGTCAAAGACTACGGATGCCTCTGCGATGTGGAAGTTTCCGACCACAGGCCCATATGGGCCATCATCGAGCTGCCGTGAGGTTTTTACTCTTCCAACCTTTTTCGAAAATTGAACCACAACTCTTAAATTCCAAACCAGACGTATCTCTGTCCGGTGAAAATATGAAAGAGATTTCATTGATTCTGGTGTCCATTGCAACCGTCCTTGTTCCTCCCATCATCATGAGGTATTGGGGCCGCAAAATCCTGAGGGAAGAACTACCAAAGAAAGAGAAAAACTACAATCTGCTGAAGGCTGAGGTCATCTGTATCTTTGGGGCCTTCATACTCTACTTCCCGGCGATGATAGCCCTCGGAGCCCTCGATTGGGCCTCTGACGTGGTAGATAAGCTTCCCCTACCTGAAATATTCAAGGTATTTGCATTTGCAGCAATCCTGCTTTTCCCGCTTCTCCTGTCAATCTTCCTCATCATCTACGAGACTGTTAAAGTAGGAGTGAATATTACAGAGGAAAAGATTGAAAATCCAAAAAAGGAGGTTCTGAAAGCTCTCGCACTGATCCTGGGCCCGATCATCGGCTTTGCCTTTATCTGGCTGCTGCTGATGCTCTACCTGCCAGAGAGTTTAACCTCAAAGTGGTGGTTTGACCTGCTCGTGTACTCAATCCTAATACTCGCTTTCTTTGCGCTCTTTCCCCTCATCCTAATTAGAGTCGGGACAAGGAGCGAGCTCGACCCCGAGCTTAAGGCCGAGCTCATGAGGTTCTGTGAGGAGCAGGGAGTTAAAGTCAGGGACATAATCGTTAAAGGAAAGCCCGGCCAAAAGCTTGCCAACGCCATGGTTACGGGTATAATCCCCCGCTACCGCTACGTTGTTTTAACCCGCTATTTGGTTGATAACTTCGAAGAGGACGAGATTAAAGCGGTCTTAGCCCATGAGATAGGGCACATAAAAGGAAAGCACCTCTGGATAAACGCGGCTTTGAGCATTGGCTGGTTCCTCTTCTGGATAGGACTCATTTACATCCTCCACAAATTCAACGTTCAGTTGTTCTCATCACCGTGGATTTTCTTCGGCGTTTTCTTCTTTGCCTTCTACTTCTGGCTCTTTGTTATTGAATCGAGGATATCCATAAGGAACGAGTTCAAGGCAGATGAGTTCGCGGCGAATGTCGTGGGGCTTGAACCAACCCTAAGGGCGCTTAAAAAGCTGGCCGAGCTCAACCTGCTGCCGGAAAAAACGGGGAAATGGTTTAACCTGTTGAACAGACACCCTTCGATTGAGAAGAGGGTAGAGCATTTAAAACGTCTCGCCAACCTTGAACCATGAACCGCGTGAAGGTCAGCAAGCTAATGGCTTACATCCTGCGGCACTCGCCGGAAGAGTTCGGACTGAGGCCTGACGTGGAGGGCTTCGTGCCCCTTTCCGAGCTCGTCGAGGCCCTAAAAACTGTCTATCCAGACGTTACGGAGGAGTTCGTAAGAAGGATAGTCGAACTCGATTCCAAGGGTCGCTATGAAATCAGGGGAAACAAAATCCGCGCCCGCTACGGCCACAGCTTTCCGGTGAGCCTGAACCACGAGGAGGACAGAGAAAGCAGGATTCTCTACCACGGCACGCCGAGGAGGAACCTCGAGAGCATCCTCCGCGAGGGTTTGAAGCCCATGAAGAGGCAGTTCGTCCACCTGAGTACAAGCAAAAGCGAGGCAATCGAAACCGGCAGGCGGCACGGGCGGGACGTGGTTCTTCTGGTAATAGACGCCGAATGCCTTCGAAAGAAAGGCTTGAAGATTTACAAAGCCGGGAAGAACGTCAGGATAGTCGAGAGGGTTCCGCCAGAGTGCATCACTCTGGAAGTCTGACCGCCAGGAGAAAGGCCAGGCCAAGGGGAACGAGCGTGCTCGTGAAGTTCAGCTCGAAGCTCATGCTCGAGAGATAGCCTCCGATGAACGGCCCAATCACCCAGCCAAGGCTCATCACCGCGTTGAGCAGGCCCATTGCCTGGCCCCTCTCTACGGCTTTTACCTTAGTTGCCACGTATGTGGACGAAGCTCCAAGGGTCATGGCCCACTTGACGCCCGAGAGAATCGCCACGGCGACCATTATGGGCAGGCTCTTGGCGAAGGCGTAGCCGAGGAAGGCAATGGCATAGCCCGCTATCGCCAGAAGGTAGAACTTCTTCGCACCGTACCTGTCTATGAGCTTCCCGAGGAGGTAGCCGCTTAAAGCAGCTGCCAGAGAATCTATGCCAAAGAGAAGGCCGACCCACTCGCTGCCAAATGTCTCTTCGAAGTAAACCGAGACCACCGAATAGACCTGACCTGAAGCTATCATCACGAGCAGAACTGTGAGATAGAAAAGGCCCAGATGGCCCCTCATGAGCCGCTTGAATGCCGCACCCTGGAAGGTTGCCTTCTCGCTTTCCCGCCCTTCCTGGACGAGTATAAGCTTTCTTGGAGCCCTCTTCGGCCTGGGTCTCTCCCTGAGGAGGAGAACTATCGCAGAGGAAAGGACGAGGAGAGCCCCTGCTATGAGAAAGATTCCCCTAATGCCGACGTACTTTATGATGAACCCGCCGATGAAGTTGCCCAGCATGTAGCCTGCGTTCTCAATCGAGCCGAAGAGCCCATAAGCTGAGCCTACCCTCGTGGATAGTTCTGCTATCAGAGCTGAGTGAGCAGGCATCATGGCCGAGCCGAAGGTCCCCTGAACAGTCCTCAGGACGAGCAGGGCGATGGGAGTGGATACGAAGGCCATGAGTGCGTAGATTGCGCCGGTGGAGAAGAGGCCGAAGGATATGAAGGCCTTCCTGTTGTGCGTCCTGTCTGAGAGGTAGCCGAAGGGGTACTGAAAGACAGTCGAGGTCAGGTTGAAGGCCACGCTCAGTAAACCCACCATAAGCATGCCGCCGCCAAGGAGCCTCATGTAGACGCTCAGATAGGGAAAGGCCATGCCAAAGGCGACGTTGGCCAGAAACATGCCTACAGCTAACAGAACCACGTTCCGGCGCTTGATTCTTATTCTGCGAACCTTCCCTGCCTTCTCGCGCCTTCCCTGAGTTACGACGAGCTCCCTTCTGCTCATCGCTCGCGCCTAGGAGATTCTCCTTTATAAAATTTCTCCGGCTCTAAAAGCGCTGGAAACGCTTGGAAAGTCAAAGAAAAGGAGGGACTCAGCCCATCTGGAGCGCCTGTCCCCTGAGCTCGCCGCGCTCGAAGCGATACGGGTCGTACCAATCGACTGGAAGGTCGGTCCTACCCTTGGTTATCAGGTCAGCCACCATCTCGGCAACGGCCGGCGCCATCATGAAGCCGTGGCCGGAGAAGCCCGCAGCTATGTAGTAGTCACTCAGTTCCTCGATTTTTCCTATGGCAGGGTTGCTGTCGGGCGTTTTGGCATAGTAGCCTGCCCAGGTTCTCAGGATAAGGAGCTCCCGCAGGGCAGGGATTATCTTGGTGAAGTAATAGCTCACCTCACGCATGAACTCGTAGGTCGGCGTGAGGTCATAGGTCGGCCCTATCTCGTAGCCCACACCACCAACGACTCCGCCGTGGCTGGTCTGGGTGAGGTAAGCGTGG
This genomic interval carries:
- a CDS encoding 4Fe-4S dicluster domain-containing protein, with translation MSEMPNYLREGYITPEELFEIIPRPSEERLRKRPVAVPECPQEIPCAPCREICPTGAISMPTPNDLPIVDYEKCIGCSLCVQICPGLAFFMIHYVGDKARITMPHELLLLPERGEEVILLNRVGEPVGKGKVLTVVPREKSRGDTPIITVEIPTELAWEVRAVRVERGGNND
- a CDS encoding (2Fe-2S)-binding protein — encoded protein: MTDGQRIVCRCNDVTVEDVERLIDSGITDIEEIKRLLRIGMGPCQGRTCIPIVISILARKTGKKPEDIPLPNTRVPIMPVRVEVLVGGDDE
- a CDS encoding FAD-binding oxidoreductase, translated to MSKVAVIGGGIIGVATAYELAKLGVDVILFEKNYFGSGSTFRCATGIRAQFTDEANIRLMKYSIERWEKLGEELEAEIGFRHSGYLFLATSEEEVEAFKNNIRLQNRFGVPTRLIDMDEAREIVPILNTEPFLAGAWNPMDGKANPFKTLFAYLAKAKELGVDAREHTEVIGIEREGDEAKAVKFRSNGKVESVKVDAVLNAANAWAPLINEMAGLKKDLIPITPYKHQLVKTEPLKEGQVEPLVCPPSWNDSYVIQDGEDGGIICGSGIEHEAKSLDDYEPTYDFLRGVLRYAVKIIPAIRHAHIVRQWAGFYAKTPDKNPAIGKLLENFYIAAGFSGHGFMMAPAVAQAMAELIAEGRSRVPLDWEWYDPYRFERGELRSSAFQIG
- a CDS encoding KamA family radical SAM protein; translation: MIKVESALSAFGVEESPWGLEQGVGHGEFMKIFEPLPDIGRILQESKSPEEAREKLLEFVRELRWKFRSGKIEANPIDRWLAVYACDVFENILSPYSEKAAGFSTLEYLWKAAKGDEKTLSVLTKGFLEEFRHLFLAMSGKANYSKGWLGPKLEKAGIVSPDFSKVHGREAGKLRSDYLDKVYEYIKTWLNRYPSGLDERIIKKREEQRKQLQEYWGIGDEEWFDYRWQFSHVLKGRKGLETLRELNELGIVKIPEGDLAEVEKAVKYRIPWGITPYYLNLWDFEEPYKEDRHVRRQVMPPKWYMDNMILHREDREYAFDFMGEHDTSPIDLVTRRYVMIAILKAFDTCPQICVYCQRNWEVLEPFMAGSFPGWDKIEKAIEWFGERESMIDVLITGGDPFALSNKIIDKMMSRLSEFDHVINIRWGTRIPVTVPMRITEELAEILGSYIEPGKRNVAVSTHVETAYEVTPEMAKAAYNLRRQGIYIYNQLVYQRNVSRRFENVALRIALKKIGIDPYYTFYPKGKTEQRDYLVPIARVVQERKEEARLLPGQFRTDEPIFNVPRMGKNHLRAWQDRELIAIKPDGSRVYLFHPWEKGISETKLYTYTDVPIEEYLRYLESIGEKREDYETIWYYY
- the pyrH gene encoding UMP kinase, whose amino-acid sequence is MRIVFDIGGSVLVPDDPDIDFIKAIAYELTKISEDHEVAVVVGGGKVARKYIQAAKTFTPNETFKDYIGIHITRANAMLLIAALGEKAYPFVVQDFRKAWEVIQLKKIPIMGGTHPGHTTDAVAALLAEYLQADLLVVVTNVDGVYDSDPRKNPDAKKLPKVTVDQLVEIAMEGEAKAGGSGVVDALAAKFIQRGKIRTYIVGKKDAYSLFDVIKGKHSGTVVEP
- a CDS encoding NAD(P)/FAD-dependent oxidoreductase is translated as MKIVVIGSGTAGSNFALFMRKLDRKAEITVIGKEETMQYSPCALPHVISGTIEKPEDVIVFPNEFYEKQKITLMLGTEAKEIDRERKVVITDKGEVPYDKLVLAVGSKAFVPPIKGVENEGVFTLKSLDDVRKIKAYIAERKPKKAVVIGAGLIGLEGAEAFAKLGMEVLVVELLDRLLPTMLDKDTAKLVQTEMERHGVSFRFGVGVSEIIGSPVEAVKIGDEEVEADLVLVATGVRANVDLAKAAGLEVNRGIVVNEHLQTSDPDIYAIGDCAEVIDAVTGQRILSQLGTSAVRMAKVAAEHIAGKDVSFRPVFNTAITELFGLEIGTFGITEDRAKKEGVEIAVGKFKGSTKPEYYPGGKPITVKVIFRKDDRKLIGAQIVGGERVWGRIMTLSALAQKGATVDDVVYLETAYAPPISPTIDPISVAAEMALRKLR
- a CDS encoding endonuclease/exonuclease/phosphatase family protein, producing the protein MKVSEKDRVLLGIGTGVLLASSLRVFVAGAYSSLEKTFFYGANFPSALGIVLFVIAAFLVGKISRKAGAAVMVAYALASLLTDATEYTHLIAALAIPVALALVKELDVKYLAIGLVADLSLRVLAVGGEPIDFLHTRVLLAVLVLLGAFALWKEAGTLKKPGFGLYAFAALIELGLIYPNAVLRYSGVTVYYLPQFVAHSFVIALAILAGPYLAKKPGIASLLLVLGAAALFVKPLGLLGLPLALASSMALLENAKGSRFGVIGSVYLFLVATLALGAYVGRDIGLPFMEDNLEALILAASVIYALASYGGSAEVRLPNAKEIAGSLLGPAVVSIIVLALFNAGPTYVEAKKDVLIWSYNVHQGFGPYQGAFNGYELISLLKEQKPDIWAAQEVVGGMIGNGYQDVPLMISAYLGYAYEYKPAVEGTYGIAVFSHWHMKTESELNLESVGQARPAQKVTIDELGLILVNVHMGLSPEERAMQAEELLKFTESEPVAQIIAGDTNAEPDEKAIAILTRDYYDAFEERPPYTFNWGNIDIENIDYILLKKDWPAKVKDYGCLCDVEVSDHRPIWAIIELP
- a CDS encoding M48 family metalloprotease, which translates into the protein MKEISLILVSIATVLVPPIIMRYWGRKILREELPKKEKNYNLLKAEVICIFGAFILYFPAMIALGALDWASDVVDKLPLPEIFKVFAFAAILLFPLLLSIFLIIYETVKVGVNITEEKIENPKKEVLKALALILGPIIGFAFIWLLLMLYLPESLTSKWWFDLLVYSILILAFFALFPLILIRVGTRSELDPELKAELMRFCEEQGVKVRDIIVKGKPGQKLANAMVTGIIPRYRYVVLTRYLVDNFEEDEIKAVLAHEIGHIKGKHLWINAALSIGWFLFWIGLIYILHKFNVQLFSSPWIFFGVFFFAFYFWLFVIESRISIRNEFKADEFAANVVGLEPTLRALKKLAELNLLPEKTGKWFNLLNRHPSIEKRVEHLKRLANLEP
- a CDS encoding RNA 2'-phosphotransferase, whose amino-acid sequence is MNRVKVSKLMAYILRHSPEEFGLRPDVEGFVPLSELVEALKTVYPDVTEEFVRRIVELDSKGRYEIRGNKIRARYGHSFPVSLNHEEDRESRILYHGTPRRNLESILREGLKPMKRQFVHLSTSKSEAIETGRRHGRDVVLLVIDAECLRKKGLKIYKAGKNVRIVERVPPECITLEV
- a CDS encoding MFS transporter, with amino-acid sequence MSRRELVVTQGRREKAGKVRRIRIKRRNVVLLAVGMFLANVAFGMAFPYLSVYMRLLGGGMLMVGLLSVAFNLTSTVFQYPFGYLSDRTHNRKAFISFGLFSTGAIYALMAFVSTPIALLVLRTVQGTFGSAMMPAHSALIAELSTRVGSAYGLFGSIENAGYMLGNFIGGFIIKYVGIRGIFLIAGALLVLSSAIVLLLRERPRPKRAPRKLILVQEGRESEKATFQGAAFKRLMRGHLGLFYLTVLLVMIASGQVYSVVSVYFEETFGSEWVGLLFGIDSLAAALSGYLLGKLIDRYGAKKFYLLAIAGYAIAFLGYAFAKSLPIMVAVAILSGVKWAMTLGASSTYVATKVKAVERGQAMGLLNAVMSLGWVIGPFIGGYLSSMSFELNFTSTLVPLGLAFLLAVRLPE